The region GACTTAAGTTTATTTATTAGTTACAATACTTTATAAATATTCACAAAAATTATAAAATGAGTCATTTAGAAGACGCTTTTTTGTTAATATTTTATTATATAATCAAAAATGATTATTTTAAATCACTAAAAAGGATAGATTATGAGTAGTTTTAAAAGAAATGAAGATTTAGACTTAGGTAAGAAAAATGACATTTTGTTTTTAAAAAGCACTACACTTTTAGCGACATTAATAATTGCTAATTATTTAGTAGTTAATACTATAATTTCTTAAAGTGTAAACTAAATTAGTTTACACTAAATTTTCTAGTATATTTTCTAATTAATAATTAGTACTTTACTCTTCTTCAAGCATAGATGTTATTGCTTCAAGTGATTCATCAGTCATATCTAAATCAATATGCCCAGCACCTTCAACTTTTATCAACTTAGCATTTAAACCTTTGTCTTTGGCTATTTTGAAAAACTCTGTTGTCACTTCTGGTTTAGAGATATCATCATTAGTTCCATAAATAAATAAGAAATTAGCATTTTTATTTATAGAATCTAGAACATCAATCATTGATATCAAATTACCTTTTTCTTCTTTATGAATATCATATCTACCACCAGCTAATGCAAAGTTTTGAACTAATTCTGGTTTCAATCCAGATAAAGTAGCACTCATCATAGCTCCAGCACTATGTCCTACTAGAGTAACAGTTTTAGCATCGTACTTTTCTTTTAATGATTTTACTAAATCTCCTAAAAATAAAACATACTCTTTTTTAGCAGCTTGATTTTTTTCACCTTTATGTGCTAAAGAAGTAAAATTATTTGTAGACGATCCAGAGTAGCCAGGAAGTGCAACTGCTACTGATGTAATATCTGTTGACATTGTTAAAGTTTCTGCAAAAGGAGCATATCTTCCTAAAGTATTTGTTCCTTCATCCCAAGTACCATGGACAATTATATTTAACTTACCTTCTACATCTCCTTCTGATTCATTATATTGAATACATTCTCCACCTGCAAAAATAAAATCTTCGCCTTTTGAAGCACATTCTTCGCTTGAAATCTTTGAAGCATATAGAGTAGAACTTAAAAGAATAGATAAACTACTCGCAATTAATATTTTCTTTAACATTTAATAATCCTTACAAATTAGTATGCAATAATTCCTGTATAACCAGCCACTTGTCTTTCAATTAGTTCAACAATCCCAGCTTGTACAAAACTAATATCTTCAATAAACTCATCATCACCCCACTTCATCGTATCCATAGTATTTCTACAACCTATAAATTCAACATCATATTCCATTAAAGAAATTATACGAGTCATAGTATCTTTATCATAATCTTTTCTTAGAGCTCTCATACCATTCCCATAAGCTACTACTACAACTTTTAATGACTCAGAAGGATACTCTTTTAAAATATTATAAATTGTACTTAGATTATGATTTATTTTATTAATTTCAGAATCATAAAATTGAATAACTATCTTTCTTGGTTCATCAAATGTTGGTTGAGGATCACTAAATGTTGATTCTGCATAAGAAAAAACTGTAATTAATAATATTGCTAAGATTTTTTTCACTTTTTATCCTTTTATTAAGAGGCAACTTTTTTATTATCTTGCCAATCTTTTAAAACTTTTACAGAAATATCTTTTGATATTTCACCACCTTCAAGTATCTTACAATATAAACCTCTACAATCTTGAACTAAAGTGGGTAAATCATCATCAAATACTGCTAAATGATTACAAATCGTACAACATTGAGTGATTTCTAATATTGTATCTCCAACTTGTAATATGCTACCTATATTATACTCATGAGGATTAAAATCAAACAAAATATTTTCACCTAAACTTCCTAGTTCAAGTTTTATTCCATTTTTTTCTGCCAAATCATAAGCATATTTACCAACAATCATTACTGCTTTTTCTTCATCTTGACCTGCAAATTTATCATCTTGAATACCAAAACCATAAATTAAATTTAATTTATTTACTTTTGGTCTAGGTAATCCACTTTGACCCTTTTTTGCACTAAATGTAGCAATTACTTTTCCAATATCATTCATATTATAGGTTTTCCTTTAATATTTCTAAGAAGTCCGGTTTAACCCAAGCTCCAGGATAAGTATTTAAAAGCTCCCCTGCACTAGTTAAAACAAAAAATGTAGGAGTCATACCTTTAAAATGTTTTTTTAAACCAAATGGTAGCTTTACAAAATCAACATCTATTTTTACAAAAATATAATCTTCATTCATCTTTTTTTGTACATCAGCTAAACCAAGTACATCTTTATCCATTTTTTTACAAAAATAACAGCTTTGTGAAGTTGCATAAACTATAAGTTGTTTACCTTCTGTATTTGCTCTATCTAATAGTTTCTGTTCATCTGGAGTTTCGGCTAAAGATTTCTTTTTTATTGGTGCTTTTTTCTGTCTATCTTCTTTATATCCCATAAAATATTGGGCTAAAAGTTCTGCTTCTTCATCAGAAATTTTAATTGGTTCTTTTTTTACATAGTATTTTAAAACATTTTCATCACAAATACTATTATTGATATCTGGATTCGCTAAATATTCTTTTAAATATTCTTCAATTTCTATTTGTCTCATATCGGAATCTTCTGGATCACCAATTCTTTTCCCACTATCCATAATTGCCCAAGCTAGCATGTTTTCCGTAGGAATTGTTAAGTTTAGTAGTTTATTATTTCTCTCAAAAAAATTCTCTTTTAATTTTTTAAATGAAATATACTCTTTATGACATGATGAACAATTATTTTCAAATAGTTTTTTTCCTTCTTGGAAGTTTGCATATAATGAAATCGTCATAAATAAAGAGAGAATTAAAAATAACCCTTTTTTAATCATTTTTGTCCTTTTTTTCAACTTAATAGATGCTTTTATTAAAACATCTATTAAATTGAGAAAAAGTATAAAGTTTCCTTTATACTTTTTTCAATCTAAACTAAAATCTTAAACGATTCCAGGGTTTCCTTTGATACCAACGATATCAGGAGTATCAACTTTTAAATTAGCAATATGCTTAACATTTTTAAGATAAGTTTCTACAGTCTCCCATACTGGTTCACCTGGTGATTTAGAACCAACAGTTGACCAACCAGCAACTTTATAGCTTTTAGAAGCTTCAAGCTTTTTACCATTTTTAGTAAGAGTCATATTGGAAATTCTTTCACCCATTTTTGCAGTTGGGTTAATTCTATAAGAAATACCACCTGTTCTTACCATATCTCCACCTTGTTGATAGAATGGATCTTCATTGAACAAGTTATCGGCTACATCTTCTAAAATAGCCTTAATCCCCTCACCAGTGATATCTCTAGCATAAGTTTCAGGATAAGTCATAGCCGTTTGAGTCATTAAATCATCAAATGTAATAGTTTGACCTGGCATTACAGAAGTTCCCCATCTAAATCCAGGAGATAATGAAATATCAGCACCTTTTACATCAATTAATGCATCACAAATAATTTGATCCCAAGAACCATTAAAGTTACCACGTCTAAAAAGTGTATTTTCAGTTGTAGCAATTTCTCTAGTTAACTCTTTTAAGAAAGGAGCTCTTACATCTTGAATATATTTTTTCATTCCTGGTTCTTCAGGTATTAAGTCTGAGAAGATTGGAAGTAAAGTAAATTTAAAGTCTTTAATTTTTCCATTTTGGATATTTAAATCAAGAACATTTAAAAATTTACCGTTTGAACCTGCATTACATACATAAGTAGTGCCAGCTTCATTTTTAACAGGATATGCTTCAGGAACACCATCATGAGTATGACCACCCATAATAAAGTCAATTCCAGTTACAACTTCTGCCATTTTTTTATCTGTATCATAACCATTGTGAGAAAGAACAATTACTGCATCTGGTTTCTCTTCTTCTCTAACTTCATCAACTAACTCTTGCATACCGTCATCATTGATAGAGAAAGTCCAATCAGGAATAAATCTTTGAGGATTTGCAATAGTTGTATAAGGGAATGCTTGACCAATAATAGCCACTCTTGCATTACCCATTTTTTTAATTGTATATGGCTTAAATGCATGTCCAGTATCTTCATCATACGCTTCAGCAGTACCTTCCATAAGTGCATCTTCTTTAACCATAACATTTTGAGCTAAGAATTCAGCATCTAGTAATTTTACATTTTCTAAAATTTCTTCAGCTTTATATGTAAATTCCCAGTGTCCAACAGCCACGTCAACACCAAGATTATTCATAGCACCAACCATATCTTTACCTCTAGTGTAAAGAGCTGTTGCACTACCTTGCCAAGTATCTCCACCATCTAATAATAGAGTTTTATCAGCACCAAAATTGTTTTTTAAGAAATCAACAACAGTTTTAATTTGTGCAAAACCACCAGTTCTACCCATAGCTTTTGCATGTTTTTCAAAGTTTACACAAGAATATGCATACTCTAATCTTTTGTCACCTTTAATACCATAATAATCTAATAACTTGTCACCTACAATATGTGGAGGTTTACCATAGTTACCATGAAAACCAAGATTAACACTAGGTTCCCTAAAATATACTGGTAAAAGTTGTGCATGAGAATCTGTCATATGCATAAGTCTTACATTACCATGAGGTTTTAATTTATAATAATCCTCTAACTTATCTGTATTTGTCATTCTTCCATGAGAGTTAGCAAATACAGGAGCGGCACCTAAAACTGCCATCATATAAACAAATTCTCTTCTACTTAATTTACTCATTTATTAATTCCTTCATTTAATTTAGAGACAATCTAAATTATTTACCTGTTCCAACTACCGTAAATCCAAGTGAAGTCCAAGCTTGCATACCACCTCTGTAGTATTTAATCTTAGAAGCTGGATATCCCATATTTAATAGTGAATATTTAGCTCTTGCTACCATACCTGGAGTTTGACCACACCAATATCCATTACAATATAATGCTAAAGTTTTAGCTTTTGAAAAATCAAGTGTTCCATCTTCTTTTTGAACAACACCCATTTCATCTTCCATCATTTCAATAGCAGTCTCTTTTTCATCAAAATTGGTAAAAGGTACATTAACTGCTCCAGGAATTCTTAATTTATCAAACCAACCTGGCTTTCTTGAATCAATAATTGCAATAGTTTCATCAGTTTGAGCTTTTTTCATATAATCAATGAATTCTAACTCTCCTAATGTTTCAACATCTTTTCCAAGACTCATTGGTTGAGGCATACCTCTATTTGTTGTTTCATATAAAGGTGAAATTTTATTTCCTGCAGTCTGATTTCTCATGATAGTGAATTTTTCATCATTCAATTCCATATCTATTGACTTAACACCTTTTGATATTGCAACAAATTTAGATGTAACTTCAGCAGCTAAACTTCCTGTTGAACATACAGCTGCAATACTAGCAGCTATTAATAATTTCTTTAAAATTGTCATCTTCTCTCTCCCTTTAATTTCATACATATACATCATATCTACAGAAAAAAAGCCAAGATTAAAATCTTGACTTTTTTTATTACTAACTAAGAATTAATACTTATACCCATCCCCTGGTACAGCCAATCTCCAAGTAGTTTTTGCTTCTTCATCTTGTGTCAATGCTGTAATAGCAAATTTACAAGCTCTTTCAGCAGCATAATTAGTTTCTAATTTAGTTTTAGACTTCTTTTTACCTTTAAAGTGCATTGGATTAACTTCTTTTGCACCTGTTTTAATAGCCTCTTCAACAGATTTAATTAAATCAGAGTTATTAACATTTAATCTTCTAAATTCTAAACCTTTTTTCTTTGCTTCTGCATTATATTTGTTTGCAGTAGCAATTACTTTTTCAATACCATTTGCTTTTACATCACAATCTTTCTTTTCATCCATTGCATGAAGAGATGTAGTAAATGTTAATGCCGCCGTAGCTGCGATTGTTAAGTTAATTAATTTTTTCATTTCATCTCTCCTTATTTTCTAAAGTCTGGACCATCAAATTTCATACCATTTGACATATATGCCATAAAGTATAATAAATCTTTCATCTCTTTGCTTGTAGCTTTTGGTGGTACTTGACCTTCATCTTTAACACAACCAGACATTCTTCTCTCAAGTGTACCTAAACCATTTGCAGGGTTTTTTGCACCCCATTTAAGTCTATATACTGGGAAATGTGTAGTTTGTCCAAGAAGTTGAGATAATGATTCGTTTCTAACTCTTTGTCCAGCACCTTGTACGTGACAACTTGCACAGTTAAGTTTTAAATACCCTCTTTGAGCATAATAATATTTTTTACCATTTTCATATGCAGCTGCAGCATCAGCACTTTCAATTTTTACATTAACAACTTTTTCTTCTTCAGTTGCAGAAGCAGCAAAAAATGATTGTAAGTGAGCTAATTTACCTTTTGAAGTTCCCCATTTCTTTTCACCATTAGCAGTTAAACACTCATTAATAGCTTGTGTAGAAGAGATAACTTCTTTTCTTTTTTCATCAAACATTGGGTAAGCAGCCCCAGCTTCAGCTGGATTTGGGAAACAGTTAGCAAAAGATTTACCATTAGCAAATTTTTTGTTATATAACTCTTCTCCAGCTTCTATCCATTCTTCTGTTGGAGGAAATTCTTTGATTTCATCATAAGAAGCTCTACCATTCTTAGAAAATGCATAGTTTCCTAAAGCAAAATCTTGGTGCTTTAATCCACTCATGATATTATTTTTTAATTCATCATCAGTTGAGTATGGGAAAAAAGTATTTCTATTTTTTTCTGGATTTTCAAACTTTGCTTCAAAATATTTTATTAAAGCAAGTCTATCTTTTTCAGCTTGTGCATTGAAATCAGATGCATTTAATGCGCAAGCAGTTAATGCAACTAATACAGTTGTCTTAGCAATTTTTAATAACATACATATCTCCTATTTATTAAGTATCTTATTAACCACTCTAAAAGAGTGATTAATTATTTAATTTTCCCTGTACTTGTGTTTGTGTCACCCTTCATATCAACCCAAGTAAACTCTAATTTATCACCTTTTTTAGCTCCAGCTGCTTCTGCATTGAACTTAAATTTAAAGTATGGGTTTTTTGATAAAAATTGTGAACTAGATACTTCATATACGATATTACCATTAACTTTTGCAACAATATATGTAATCCAGTTAGCTTCTTTTTTTGCTCTTTTTGCTTCTTGATGAGATAACATCGCGTGGTTAGCAAGTGCTTTAACAGTTACAACGCCTTTTTTTAACTTTGCTTTAATTCTAGTTTTTTTAGCCATTATTAGTTCCTTTTTTTCTTTTTTCTAATATTTTATAATTTTTGTGTTTTTGTGAAAAGTTGAATTAAATCAACCACCACATCCACCGATTGTAACTTTAACTTGTTTTGAAGCTTTATATAACTTCCCTGCATCTTCAACAATTGCAATAACATTTCCAGTTTTTTGTAATTTAATTCTAATAGAGTAATCAATGATTCCACCTTTTGGAACATCAAACACTGCAACTAAAGTTTCTGGGTTTACATCTTGTAAAATAGCAACTCTTGACCCAGCTTTTGCAGAAACAGTTACAGGGATAACTGCACCATTTTCAGCAATATCTGGAGCTTTTAATTTAACTTTACCTTCAGAAGTAGCATTTGTTCCAAAAATTTCATTAATTGCTGTATCAACTTTATCAGCTTCCCATGCTTTTGGTTTTTCTGTTCTGTAATTAACTGCACTTAAAGTTGATGGTACAACTGAAGCTGCTAATACACCTAATCCTAAACCTAAAAAATTTCTTCTTTTCATCATTGTAATTTCCTTTTATATCTTAATTAATAGTTTTTAAATATGCAACAACTGCTTTAATTTCGCCATCACTTAACCAACCACTCTTACCAAATGCAGGCATTTGTGAAATAGGGTTAGTAGTATATGGATTATAAACCTTTTCATATAATGCTTCTTCTGGCCAAGCTGACAAATATTGTAATTTTGGTCCCATGCTTCCTGGTCCATCTAATGTTTTACCATTAATATCATGACAAGCAATACAGTTACCTAATTTTTTAGTCATAAAGATTTTTTCACCCTTTTTAACTAAATCGTCACCAGCTAACGAACCAGTAACAGCTAAACCACTTATAGCAGCAGCTACAACTAAACTTTTGATTAATTTCATACTTTTACTCCTTATTTACTCTCATTGATAATATAGTCAACTATTTGTTTGAATTCATCATCAGATAGACCCATTGCCGTTCCCTTAGGAGGCATAGCATTTATACCATCAATACCATTTGTGTAAACTTCTTCTAAACCTTTTTCCATAACTTCTGCCCAAGCTTCTTTATCACCAAGAACAGGAGCTCCAATAGCTTTATTTGCATGACATGCTGAACAATATGTTGCATAGTTATCTACAATAACTGGATCTACATCACTTGCAGTAGCTTTTACAGGTTCTTTCCATGATCTTTCAGTTGATAAAGGTTCATTAACATTTGGAATTAAATCAACTTTAATTCTTAATAAAAGATCTTCAACTGGTTGTTTAATACAATCTTTCATACATCTTGTACCCTTACCATATATTGTAGGATCAGAAAGAAGTTTTTGCATGTTTTTTGGACCTTGATGAGGATCTTTAGTATCAACTTCAGGATAAAAACCTTCAACATTAGGCATTACAATTTTATTAAAATTAGATTTGCTTAAAACAAACTCTTCATCCATCTCTTCACCATCAACTTCAATTCCATTAGAAGCAAGTAAGAAAGCTGTAATAGCATATGTTTCACTGTTTGTTAATGTTTTAGGTGCGGTAAAAGGCATAGACTCTTGAATATACCAATAAAGTGTACTTGCATATGGCCAATAAGAACCAATAGTTTTTAATGCAACATCTGGATTTGGATTTTCATCAGCTGGATTAAGTCTTTGGATATGTAAATCTTTAAAACTTCCACCTGCTAATGTTGGATAACCTTTTCCTCCAGCTCCAAACTCACCATGACACATAGCACATTGAGCATCGTAAAGTTCTTCACCCCACTCAACTGAACCTTGAGCAATTTTAGGCTTACCATTTTCCATAACTGGTTTACCATGTTTCATGTCATACATAGGAAGACCTTCACCATCAGGTCTAACATCTAAGTTCCAAACTTTTACTTCTAACTTAGTAGCTTTTCTACCATTGTCATATTTTTTAGTATCTTGCATATTTAAATGATATGGTCCATACTTACCATCTTTTACTTCATACTTAACTGCTCCATCTATAGATACACCATTAGCAGAGAATAAAGATGTAGCTAAAAATACAGATAGTCCTAAACCAAGAAGAGTCTTAAGCTTTTTTGTGTTTTCTAATTTGAACATTATTACACTCTCCTTTTTTATTAATTTCCCAAGTTACGATAGCATTTCTATGATAAACAGATTCAACACCTACCGCTGAAGTCTCCTCATCAATAGTTGGTTGAATATTTCCAAAGTCATCTCTTGATCTAGAAGCTAATAATAGAGGTTTCCCATCCCATTTCATAACATAAGAGAATCTAGTCCAAGATTTAGGAAGAACTAATCCTTTAAGACTTGCTTCAATCCAGTTGTCACCACCATCAAGTGAAATATCAACACCTGTAATAGTTCCATGACCTGACCAGGCAATACCTTCAACTTCTACCATATCACCTTTTTTAAGATGAGTCCAAGGTTTTTCTGGACATGGAGAAGTAATAACAGAGTTAACTTCATTTACCCAGAAGAATCTTATAGCTTTTCCACCAGGTTGAACCATAGTGTATTTAGAAGTCTCTTCTTTAGAATGCCAAGGTTTATCTGAAATTTCTAGTCTTCTTAACCATTTAGTATTTAAGTTACCTTCCCAACCTGGAACAATTAATCTTACAGGATAACCTTGCTCAGGTCTTAAAGCTTCACCATTTTGTCCCCAAACAATCATTACGTCATCCATAGCTTTTTCAACAGGAATAGATCTAGGATTTGACGCATTATCTGAACCTTCAGCAAGCATCCATACAGCATCTTTCTTTAATCCAACATCTTCTAATACTGTCTTAAGCATAACACCTGTCCATTCAGCAGCACTCATAAGTCCCTTTTGAAACTGTAATGAATTAAACTGTGGACCTCTCCACTCAGGAGCTCCATTAGCAGGACACTCAATAAAGTAAATTCTACTTTCACTTGGATATCTTTTTAAATCATCTAATGTAAGAACAATATCTTTTTCAACTTGATCTCCACAAATCATTAGTCTCCAATCGTGTGGATCAACGTGAGCTGTTCCTCCATGATTTCTTGTAAAAAACAGACCATTAGGTGTAACAATACCTTCTGATTCATGAATTGGACACATAGAAACAGATGCATAATAATCACCAGATGAAAATATAGGGTGAGTTCTTCTAATGTTATTATGTTCGAATGGAGAAGGTAAACCATAAGGGTTTTCATTAACTAGATCTCCTAGTTTTTGCCCCCAAGGTGCCTCATTTATAATAGCTGGGTCATCAGCTTTTAATTTAACTGGTGTTAATACATTTGCAGCTGCAATTGCACCAGCTGAATAAACTGCAGTTTTTCTAAAAAAATCTCTTCTACTTAATTTCTCTTCAGAAATAGTTTCTAAATCTTTTTCAGAATTCTTGCTTACTTTCGTCATTATTCCTCCTTGAAAAATAAGTTACATTAGTTAAAGTCTTAGTAAATTTACTCTAGCTTATATATCGTATAACATATAGTTATCATAAGCAAAACTTAGAATTAATTTACAAAAACTTATACTTAACATAACGCCATATTATATAAGTTTTAGTTATATAATGATGGGAATATTATTACTATATTCTTGACTTAAGTCAATAAAATTTCTATAAAAATCTAAAGATTTGTCATTTTTGTGTCACTATATACACAATTGCTATTTCATTGCTATTTAAATACTAAAAAAAGCTCCATTAGCTTCTTTAAAGTTACTTTTTTTGATGACTGTGGTAATATTCACAGATCAATTATCGGAGTAAATGATGAGAAATTTTATAAATTATGATGAGTCTTTAAGAATACTAGATAGTATAAATTTTAAAGCAAAGACTAAGGAAAAGCTTTTTTTAATGAATGCTATTGGAAGAGTTTTAGCACAAGATATTATTGCAGATCACAATAGCCCAGAATTTCCCACTTCAGGAATGGATGGATACGCAATTAAGTTTGATAATCAAAAAAATAAAACAATTAAAATTATAGATAAAAATCCTGCGGGAACAGTTGTTGAATCTAAAGTAGAAGAAGGTGTATGTATTAAAACTTTTACAGGTTCATTAATGCCACAAGGTAGTGACACTTTGATACCTATAGAAAATGTTGAAGTGAAAAATGACACTATAATCATAACAAAAGAAGTACCTTTTGGTTTTGCTACTAGATCAGTTGGTGAAAACTATAAAAAAGATGAAATTCTTATAAAAGAAGGAACAATAGTTGGTTTCGCAGAAATTGGAGTATTAGCATCATTAAATATAACTCAAGTTCCTGTATATTGTATGCCCACAGTTGCAATTGCGAGTACAGGAAGTGAGATATTAGACTTAGGTGAAATTCAAACAAATGATGCACAAATTAGAAGTTCTAATCATCTTACTATTGAAGCGTTAGCAAAAAAAGCTGGTGCAAATACTTTACAAATGGGTATTGTTAAAGATGATATTGATTCAATAACACAATTACTTGAAACTGCTTTAGAAAAATCTGATATAGTTGTAACAACTGGCGGTGTATCTGTTGGTGATTACGATTTTGTTCAAGATGTAATAAAAGACAAACTAAAAGCAGAAGTTTTATTTCATGGGGTAACTATCAAACCAGGTATGCATTTACTTGCGGCTATTACAAATGGGAAGCTTATTATTGCACTTCCAGGTTTTGCGTACTCTTCAACTGTATGTGCTATTTTATACCTATTGCCAATGATTTACAAATATGAAAGAGCAAATAAACAACTACCAATTGTAAAAGCAAGGATAAATCAAGATTTTCCTTTAAAAATGAAAAAAACAATTTTTACTGCATGTAATGTAAAATATGAAGACAATGAATATAAAATTGATTTTGAAGGGAAAAAACAAGGTACAAGTGCAATTTTAACTAATATGTTAGAAAGCCCTGCTCTTTTAATTCAAAAAGAGCATAGTGAAAATATTAAATCTGGTGACTTAGTAGATATCCTACTTTTAAACGAATTGAAATAATATATGATGAGAACACAAAGAGTTTATCTATTATTAGCACTTTGTGTGCTTTTTTGGTCTGGTAACTTTATTATTGGACGATTTATAAGTACAACTGTAGAACCTTTAGAATTAGCCTTTTTTAGGTGGATATTTGTAGTAATTCTTCTAATACCAGCTTTTTTTATAATTGATATTAAAAAAGTTGTTTCTATTTTTAAAAAAAATTTTATACTTCTCTCTTTTTTGTCTCTTTTAGGGATTACACTTTTTAATACATTATTATACATTGCATTACAAACTACAACGGCAACAAATGCACTTTTAATTAATTCAATAGTTCCCATACTTATATTAGTGCTTTCATTTTTCATATTAAAAAGTAGAATTACAAAAGTACAAACTATAGGAATATTA is a window of Arcobacter sp. LA11 DNA encoding:
- the soxC gene encoding sulfite dehydrogenase — encoded protein: MTKVSKNSEKDLETISEEKLSRRDFFRKTAVYSAGAIAAANVLTPVKLKADDPAIINEAPWGQKLGDLVNENPYGLPSPFEHNNIRRTHPIFSSGDYYASVSMCPIHESEGIVTPNGLFFTRNHGGTAHVDPHDWRLMICGDQVEKDIVLTLDDLKRYPSESRIYFIECPANGAPEWRGPQFNSLQFQKGLMSAAEWTGVMLKTVLEDVGLKKDAVWMLAEGSDNASNPRSIPVEKAMDDVMIVWGQNGEALRPEQGYPVRLIVPGWEGNLNTKWLRRLEISDKPWHSKEETSKYTMVQPGGKAIRFFWVNEVNSVITSPCPEKPWTHLKKGDMVEVEGIAWSGHGTITGVDISLDGGDNWIEASLKGLVLPKSWTRFSYVMKWDGKPLLLASRSRDDFGNIQPTIDEETSAVGVESVYHRNAIVTWEINKKGECNNVQIRKHKKA
- a CDS encoding molybdopterin molybdotransferase MoeA, which encodes MRNFINYDESLRILDSINFKAKTKEKLFLMNAIGRVLAQDIIADHNSPEFPTSGMDGYAIKFDNQKNKTIKIIDKNPAGTVVESKVEEGVCIKTFTGSLMPQGSDTLIPIENVEVKNDTIIITKEVPFGFATRSVGENYKKDEILIKEGTIVGFAEIGVLASLNITQVPVYCMPTVAIASTGSEILDLGEIQTNDAQIRSSNHLTIEALAKKAGANTLQMGIVKDDIDSITQLLETALEKSDIVVTTGGVSVGDYDFVQDVIKDKLKAEVLFHGVTIKPGMHLLAAITNGKLIIALPGFAYSSTVCAILYLLPMIYKYERANKQLPIVKARINQDFPLKMKKTIFTACNVKYEDNEYKIDFEGKKQGTSAILTNMLESPALLIQKEHSENIKSGDLVDILLLNELK